Proteins from a single region of Streptomyces sp. TN58:
- a CDS encoding cytochrome P450, which yields MGFDPWDAAFVADPYPAYRELREQGRAIWCEATGQWLVPHYADVSALLRDRRLGRTYLHRFSHEEFGREAPPPEHEPFHVLNGNGLLDLEDPAHARVRRLVAKAFTPRTVERLVPSVRRMAGELVGRLLADGGGDLLATVAEPLPVAVIAELLGVPEADRGLLRPWSADICGMFELRPDEETARRAVRASVDFSAYLRELIAERRTRPGEDLISGLIAAHDDEGRLSEQEMVSTCVLLLNAGHEATVNTTANGWWALFRNPDQLAALRAGGRDPEKLSTAVDELMRYDTPLQMFERWVLDDISVGGTEIPRGAEVALLFGSANRDPARFEDPDALDLARADNPHLAFGAGIHYCLGAPLARRELEASFGALLADGVPPLRLAEEPQWRDGYVIRGLERLLVEF from the coding sequence ATGGGCTTTGATCCGTGGGATGCCGCGTTCGTCGCCGATCCGTACCCGGCTTACCGGGAGTTGCGGGAGCAGGGGCGGGCCATCTGGTGTGAGGCCACCGGGCAGTGGCTGGTGCCGCACTACGCCGACGTGAGTGCGCTGCTGCGCGACCGGCGGCTGGGGCGGACCTACCTGCACCGGTTCTCGCACGAGGAGTTCGGGCGGGAGGCGCCGCCGCCGGAGCACGAGCCGTTCCATGTGCTCAACGGCAACGGCCTGCTGGACCTGGAGGATCCCGCGCACGCGCGGGTGCGCAGGCTGGTGGCGAAGGCCTTCACTCCGCGGACGGTGGAGCGGCTGGTGCCCTCCGTACGGCGGATGGCCGGGGAGTTGGTGGGCCGGCTGCTCGCGGACGGGGGCGGGGACCTGCTCGCCACCGTCGCGGAGCCGCTGCCGGTGGCCGTGATCGCGGAGCTGCTGGGTGTGCCGGAGGCGGACCGCGGGCTGCTGCGGCCCTGGTCGGCGGACATCTGCGGGATGTTCGAGCTTCGGCCGGACGAGGAGACGGCGAGGCGCGCGGTGCGGGCTTCCGTCGACTTCAGCGCCTACCTGCGGGAGCTGATCGCCGAGCGGCGTACGCGCCCCGGGGAGGATTTGATCTCCGGGTTGATCGCCGCCCACGATGACGAGGGGCGGCTCAGCGAGCAGGAGATGGTCTCCACGTGCGTCCTCCTGTTGAACGCCGGGCACGAGGCCACCGTGAACACCACGGCCAACGGGTGGTGGGCGCTGTTCCGCAACCCCGATCAGCTCGCCGCGCTCCGCGCCGGCGGCCGCGATCCCGAGAAGTTGTCCACAGCTGTGGATGAACTCATGCGGTACGACACTCCGCTGCAGATGTTCGAGCGGTGGGTGCTGGACGACATCAGCGTGGGCGGCACCGAGATCCCCCGCGGAGCTGAAGTCGCACTGCTGTTCGGTTCCGCGAACCGGGATCCCGCGCGTTTCGAGGACCCCGACGCGCTGGACCTCGCCCGGGCCGACAACCCCCACCTGGCCTTCGGCGCCGGGATCCACTACTGCCTGGGGGCACCGCTGGCGCGGCGGGAGCTGGAGGCGTCGTTCGGCGCGCTGCTCGCGGACGGGGTCCCGCCGCTACGGCTGGCCGAGGAGCCGCAGTGGCGGGACGGATACGTCATCCGCGGGCTGGAACGCCTGCTCGTGGAGTTCTGA
- a CDS encoding acyltransferase family protein, which yields MPELRARWAALAAGIDAATPAGRDRAVDALRALAILGVVLGHWLVTSLTAADGGLRVTSPLVQLPWLAPVSWVFQTLAVFFLVGGRVAVVGYASARERGVSYGAWVGQRLGRLFRPVAAVLVLWTVVAGGMLLGGAGVDTVRTLVKLVLSPLWFLVVFAVLTAATPVVARLSPLWPAAVVAGIDLWRFGAGGPEWIGWVNVAAGWLVPFTLGAAWARGSLAGRGRLWLLVGAGAAATASLVLWGGYPASMVGVPGAAVSNLNPPTLAAVAFGLAQCGLALLVRDRLARLMARPSAWAKVALLNLSAMTVFLWHQTAMMAVTASGLLVSADLPGLHTVPDSVGWVAARMVWLPVFAAALGLCWAAFRVHEQTRRPRPVPVTTARRVPGGPTREITHA from the coding sequence ATGCCTGAGCTCCGCGCCCGCTGGGCCGCGCTGGCGGCGGGCATCGACGCGGCCACGCCGGCCGGCCGGGACCGGGCCGTGGACGCGCTCCGGGCCCTCGCGATCCTCGGGGTGGTGCTGGGCCACTGGCTCGTCACCTCCCTGACGGCCGCCGACGGCGGTCTGCGCGTCACCAGCCCACTGGTGCAGCTGCCCTGGCTGGCGCCGGTGTCCTGGGTGTTCCAGACACTGGCCGTCTTCTTCCTGGTCGGCGGCCGTGTCGCCGTCGTCGGGTACGCCTCGGCGCGTGAGCGGGGTGTCTCGTACGGGGCCTGGGTCGGGCAGCGGCTGGGCCGGCTGTTCCGGCCGGTCGCCGCGGTGCTCGTCCTGTGGACCGTCGTCGCGGGCGGGATGCTCCTCGGCGGGGCGGGAGTCGACACGGTGCGGACGCTGGTCAAGCTGGTCCTGTCGCCGCTGTGGTTCCTGGTGGTGTTCGCCGTACTCACCGCCGCGACCCCGGTCGTGGCCCGGCTGAGTCCGCTGTGGCCGGCCGCCGTGGTGGCGGGGATCGACCTGTGGCGCTTCGGAGCGGGCGGGCCCGAGTGGATCGGCTGGGTCAACGTGGCCGCGGGCTGGCTCGTGCCCTTCACTCTGGGCGCCGCGTGGGCGCGCGGATCCCTCGCCGGGCGCGGCCGGCTCTGGCTTCTGGTCGGCGCCGGCGCCGCGGCCACCGCATCGCTGGTCCTGTGGGGCGGCTATCCGGCGTCCATGGTGGGCGTGCCGGGAGCGGCCGTGTCGAACCTGAACCCGCCGACCCTCGCCGCGGTCGCGTTCGGACTGGCCCAGTGCGGGCTGGCCCTGCTGGTCCGCGACCGGCTGGCCCGGCTCATGGCGCGGCCGTCGGCCTGGGCGAAGGTGGCCTTGCTGAACCTGTCCGCCATGACGGTCTTCCTCTGGCACCAGACCGCCATGATGGCCGTGACCGCCTCGGGGCTGCTGGTCTCGGCCGACCTTCCCGGACTGCACACCGTGCCCGACTCCGTGGGCTGGGTGGCGGCCCGGATGGTGTGGCTTCCGGTGTTCGCGGCCGCGCTGGGGCTCTGCTGGGCGGCGTTCCGCGTCCACGAACAGACCCGGCGCCCCCGGCCGGTCCCGGTCACCACCGCCCGCCGTGTGCCGGGCGGTCCCACCAGGGAGATCACCCATGCCTAG
- a CDS encoding MASE1 domain-containing protein: protein MRTERWRRWRRPAEVLVLILVVAVAYYLGGRIGLRQSVTVDDAQVTPLWPPTGIALTALLWLGPRVWPGISLGTYLAIERISDFDLSDVGIIAGNTLAPVCAYLMLRRVDFRLEMDRLRDALALVFLGGLLPMLISSTAGTCSLVLTGDLPWSGFWPVWSAWWAGDAMGVLVLTPLLLVLRRARLPRDDYRLVEASALTVTSVIVSLVATRSHLSVLFLVFPLLIWAAVRFQLAGSAPCALLISVLAISAANDHVGPFVDYGLLELMVNLQALNGAAALTGLLLSALVTEQNNVRLRIEQVCEDLAELVEHLAPGGRPRPPEH from the coding sequence GTGCGCACCGAGCGATGGCGACGATGGCGGCGGCCTGCCGAAGTACTCGTGCTGATCCTCGTCGTCGCCGTCGCCTACTACCTCGGCGGCCGGATCGGCCTGCGCCAGAGCGTGACCGTGGACGACGCCCAGGTCACCCCCCTGTGGCCGCCCACCGGTATCGCGCTGACCGCCCTGCTCTGGCTGGGCCCGCGGGTCTGGCCGGGGATCTCCCTCGGCACCTACCTCGCCATCGAACGCATCAGCGACTTCGATCTCAGCGACGTCGGCATCATCGCGGGGAACACCCTCGCGCCGGTGTGCGCCTACCTGATGCTGCGCCGGGTGGACTTCCGGCTGGAGATGGACCGGCTGCGCGACGCGCTGGCGCTGGTCTTCCTGGGCGGCCTGCTGCCGATGCTGATCAGTTCGACGGCCGGTACCTGCAGCCTCGTACTCACCGGCGACCTGCCGTGGAGCGGCTTCTGGCCGGTGTGGTCGGCCTGGTGGGCCGGGGACGCCATGGGGGTGCTCGTACTGACCCCGCTGCTGCTCGTACTGCGCCGGGCCCGGCTGCCCCGGGACGACTACCGGCTGGTCGAGGCGTCGGCCCTGACGGTCACATCCGTGATCGTCTCCCTCGTGGCCACCCGCAGCCACCTGTCGGTCCTCTTCCTCGTCTTCCCGCTGCTGATCTGGGCGGCCGTACGCTTCCAGCTCGCCGGGAGCGCGCCGTGCGCGCTGCTGATCTCGGTCCTGGCGATCTCGGCGGCGAACGACCACGTCGGACCGTTCGTCGACTACGGCCTGCTGGAACTCATGGTCAACCTTCAGGCGCTCAACGGCGCGGCCGCCCTCACCGGACTGCTGCTGTCCGCGCTGGTCACCGAGCAGAACAACGTACGGCTGAGGATCGAGCAGGTCTGTGAGGACCTGGCCGAGCTGGTGGAGCACCTGGCGCCCGGCGGCAGGCCGAGACCGCCCGAGCACTGA
- a CDS encoding PP2C family protein-serine/threonine phosphatase: protein MSRRRPPRVASADLLSMLGRLTAQARQGVELQQARVELAEALQREMLPTTLPCLPGLRTAARYSPARHGLDIGGDWYDGFRLPEGALAFCIGDVQGHDVDAAAFMGQVRICLRAVAAVVVDPGEVLSRANEVLLSMNRDLFATCSLLRFDPDTWELESARAGHVPAVWATVDGQYGIAEDNGGLPLNLVPGSAYAVTRRRLTEAGSIVLLTDGVVEGPRFPLEVGLERVLRVVREAAGTDPAELAAEVMKVADSTGHADDAAVLVLSHDAAGPAQAAGPEPEAGREPGNGTATGPGPATGTGTGTGTP, encoded by the coding sequence ATGAGCCGGCGCCGTCCCCCTCGGGTGGCCAGCGCCGACCTGCTGAGCATGCTCGGCCGACTGACCGCGCAGGCGCGGCAGGGCGTGGAGCTCCAGCAGGCCCGCGTGGAGCTGGCCGAGGCCCTGCAGCGCGAGATGCTGCCCACCACGCTGCCCTGCCTGCCGGGGCTGCGTACGGCGGCCCGGTACTCGCCCGCCCGGCACGGCCTGGACATCGGCGGCGACTGGTACGACGGGTTCCGGCTGCCGGAGGGCGCGCTAGCCTTCTGCATCGGCGACGTGCAGGGGCACGACGTCGACGCGGCCGCCTTCATGGGGCAGGTCAGGATCTGCCTGCGCGCCGTGGCGGCCGTGGTCGTCGATCCCGGCGAGGTGCTGAGCCGCGCCAACGAGGTGCTGCTCTCGATGAACCGCGACCTCTTCGCCACGTGCAGCCTGCTCCGCTTCGACCCGGACACGTGGGAGCTGGAGAGCGCCCGGGCCGGCCACGTCCCCGCGGTGTGGGCCACGGTCGACGGCCAGTACGGGATAGCCGAGGACAACGGCGGACTGCCGCTGAACCTCGTGCCGGGGTCGGCGTACGCGGTGACCCGGCGGCGGCTCACGGAGGCCGGATCGATCGTGCTGCTCACCGACGGCGTGGTCGAGGGCCCGAGGTTTCCACTGGAGGTGGGGCTGGAGCGGGTGCTGCGGGTCGTCCGGGAGGCGGCGGGCACCGACCCCGCCGAGCTCGCCGCCGAGGTGATGAAGGTGGCCGATTCGACGGGCCACGCCGACGACGCCGCGGTGCTCGTCCTCAGCCACGACGCCGCCGGACCCGCTCAGGCGGCCGGCCCGGAGCCGGAGGCGGGGCGCGAGCCCGGGAACGGGACGGCAACGGGACCGGGACCGGCGACCGGCACCGGCACCGGCACCGGCACCCCATGA
- a CDS encoding alpha/beta hydrolase, protein MAGARARGGRLRRALLASLVAAAVVVPVSAAASAEAPAPAPAAFAEAAPPEERYAANRDNLAEAVRMAQAAGRPGRAGRLRDMAAGGTAQFLAFDGRGRGRAVEVFGELETAERIAVLVPGSDTTLDTYERFRSGAIALQQRLQAGNPRSAVVAWLGYDTPGTVSTTVLTAGRADEAAAELAPFLERLRDMAAPGSRLSLLCHSYGSVVCARTRTGPAVGDMALYGSPGTGAGSVRELSTGARVWAGRGDADWISGVPHVRLGGVGFGTDPVDPAFGARSFAAGGGGHSDYLKAGSGSLDALAAIVLGTAPSQGASHA, encoded by the coding sequence ATGGCGGGAGCTCGGGCGCGGGGTGGGCGGCTGCGCCGGGCGCTGCTGGCGTCGCTGGTCGCGGCGGCCGTGGTCGTCCCGGTGTCCGCCGCCGCCTCCGCAGAGGCTCCCGCGCCGGCGCCCGCCGCGTTCGCCGAGGCCGCCCCGCCCGAGGAGCGGTATGCCGCCAACCGCGACAACCTCGCCGAGGCGGTCCGGATGGCGCAGGCCGCCGGCCGCCCCGGCCGGGCCGGCCGGCTGCGGGACATGGCGGCGGGCGGCACGGCGCAGTTCCTCGCCTTCGACGGACGCGGCCGGGGCCGGGCCGTCGAGGTGTTCGGCGAGCTGGAGACCGCCGAGCGGATCGCCGTCCTGGTGCCCGGCTCCGACACCACCCTCGATACGTACGAGAGGTTCCGGTCCGGGGCGATAGCCCTCCAGCAGCGTCTCCAGGCGGGGAATCCGCGTTCCGCCGTGGTCGCCTGGCTCGGGTACGACACTCCCGGAACGGTCAGCACGACCGTGCTGACCGCCGGCAGGGCCGACGAGGCAGCCGCCGAACTGGCGCCCTTCCTGGAGCGGTTGCGGGACATGGCAGCGCCCGGATCCCGGCTGTCGCTGCTCTGCCACTCCTACGGCTCCGTCGTCTGCGCCCGGACGCGGACGGGCCCCGCCGTCGGCGACATGGCCTTGTACGGCAGTCCGGGCACGGGGGCCGGGTCCGTCCGGGAGCTGTCGACCGGCGCCCGGGTATGGGCGGGGCGCGGCGACGCCGACTGGATATCCGGCGTGCCACATGTCCGGCTCGGCGGGGTCGGCTTCGGCACCGACCCGGTCGATCCCGCCTTCGGGGCCCGGAGCTTCGCCGCCGGAGGCGGCGGCCACAGCGACTACCTGAAGGCGGGAAGCGGTTCCCTGGACGCCCTGGCCGCGATCGTCCTCGGTACTGCTCCCTCCCAGGGGGCCTCCCATGCCTGA
- a CDS encoding response regulator gives MTIKVLIVDDQMMVREGFSVLLNAMDGIEVVGEAVDGREAIAQVAALRPDVVLMDIRMPQMNGLEATREIVAADTDAKVLVLTTFDLDEYVYQALRAGASGFLLKDASARQLADGVRVVAAGEALLAPSVTKRLIAEFSKISEARKLADPAGVGELTERETEVLILIAQGLSNVEIAGRLIVAESTIKTHVSRILVKLGLRDRTQAAVFAYETRLVTPA, from the coding sequence ATGACGATCAAGGTGCTGATCGTCGACGACCAGATGATGGTCCGTGAGGGGTTCTCCGTACTGCTGAACGCCATGGACGGCATCGAGGTGGTGGGCGAGGCGGTCGACGGCCGGGAGGCCATCGCCCAGGTGGCGGCGCTGCGGCCGGACGTGGTGCTGATGGACATCCGGATGCCGCAGATGAACGGCCTGGAGGCGACGCGGGAGATCGTGGCCGCGGACACGGACGCGAAGGTGCTGGTCCTGACGACCTTCGACCTCGACGAGTACGTGTACCAGGCGCTGCGGGCGGGTGCTTCCGGATTCCTGTTGAAGGACGCTTCGGCCCGTCAACTGGCGGACGGGGTGAGGGTGGTGGCTGCCGGTGAGGCGCTGCTGGCGCCTTCGGTGACGAAGCGTCTGATCGCGGAGTTCTCGAAGATCTCAGAGGCGCGCAAGCTGGCGGATCCGGCGGGGGTGGGTGAGCTGACGGAGCGGGAGACGGAGGTGCTGATCCTGATCGCGCAGGGGTTGTCCAACGTGGAGATAGCCGGCCGGCTGATCGTGGCGGAGTCGACCATCAAGACCCATGTGAGCCGGATCCTGGTGAAGCTGGGCCTGCGGGACCGGACGCAGGCGGCGGTGTTCGCCTATGAGACCCGGCTGGTGACACCGGCCTGA
- a CDS encoding sensor histidine kinase produces MTETTTGGTARTPEFRLASEVIATLRQDLVTDAFAYRPLPLAEGPGRFSRRLPKGIGRYAPWRRHAAVGALAFVAVLFTTEGQSSYLGDLGRFVMGLIAAAPVLMTLVRPVGAWWAAVAMTVVLAALGGDSLPWTPGAFFSYIAVLVLVTLRTGPRVAAWMWALTLALGTALSVVFTGEWGSNMPVMAVTSAFALVIASSIQIRRHAKAEVTAQQEVTAVERDKRTLLEERTTIARELHDVVAHHMSVVAIQAEAAPYRVKNPPPELEAAFATIRENAVAALTELRRVLGVVRSADYEAPEAPQPTLASLDGLLANVREAGLSVEKTVTGAVRELPQGVELSAYRIIQEALSNALRHAPGAAAGVEVSYVLGGLGIRVVNEAPTGDVRPSPGAGHGITGMRERVAMLEGEMTAGRTESGGYEVAVFIPVRGRSEPEPEPEPREGMA; encoded by the coding sequence ATGACCGAGACGACCACCGGGGGGACAGCCCGGACGCCTGAATTCCGACTGGCATCGGAGGTGATCGCGACCCTGCGTCAGGACCTCGTCACCGATGCCTTCGCCTACCGGCCGCTGCCCTTGGCGGAGGGTCCCGGGCGCTTCTCGCGGCGGCTGCCCAAGGGGATAGGCCGGTATGCGCCGTGGCGGCGGCATGCGGCGGTGGGCGCGCTGGCCTTCGTGGCGGTGCTGTTCACGACGGAGGGGCAGTCGAGCTACCTGGGCGATCTGGGCCGGTTCGTCATGGGGCTGATCGCCGCGGCCCCGGTCCTGATGACGCTGGTGCGGCCGGTGGGTGCCTGGTGGGCGGCCGTCGCGATGACGGTGGTGCTGGCCGCTCTCGGCGGCGACAGCTTGCCGTGGACGCCGGGCGCCTTCTTCTCCTATATCGCGGTGCTGGTGCTCGTCACGCTGCGGACCGGTCCCCGGGTGGCCGCCTGGATGTGGGCGCTGACCCTCGCGCTGGGCACCGCCCTGTCCGTGGTGTTCACCGGCGAGTGGGGCTCGAACATGCCGGTGATGGCGGTGACCTCGGCGTTCGCCCTGGTGATCGCGAGCAGTATCCAGATACGCCGGCACGCCAAGGCCGAGGTCACCGCTCAGCAGGAGGTCACGGCCGTCGAGCGGGACAAGCGGACGCTGCTGGAGGAGCGGACCACCATCGCACGGGAGTTGCACGACGTGGTGGCGCACCACATGTCGGTGGTGGCGATCCAGGCGGAGGCCGCCCCGTACCGGGTGAAGAATCCGCCGCCGGAGCTGGAGGCGGCGTTCGCCACCATCCGGGAGAACGCGGTGGCCGCTCTGACGGAGCTGCGGCGGGTGCTCGGTGTGGTGCGCTCCGCGGACTACGAGGCTCCGGAGGCGCCGCAGCCGACGCTGGCCTCGCTGGACGGGCTGCTGGCGAATGTGCGCGAGGCGGGGCTCAGTGTGGAGAAGACGGTGACGGGTGCGGTGCGGGAGCTGCCGCAGGGCGTGGAACTGTCGGCGTACCGGATCATCCAGGAGGCCCTGAGCAACGCCCTGCGGCACGCGCCGGGCGCGGCGGCCGGGGTGGAGGTGTCGTATGTGCTGGGCGGGCTGGGGATACGGGTCGTCAACGAGGCGCCGACCGGGGATGTGCGGCCCTCGCCGGGGGCCGGCCACGGGATCACCGGGATGCGGGAGCGGGTGGCGATGCTGGAGGGGGAGATGACGGCCGGGCGGACGGAGTCCGGCGGGTACGAGGTCGCGGTGTTCATACCGGTGCGCGGCCGGTCCGAGCCGGAGCCGGAGCCGGAGCCGCGGGAAGGCATGGCATGA
- a CDS encoding adenylosuccinate synthase — MPALVLLGAQWGDEGKGKATDLLGGSVDYVVRYQGGNNAGHTVVVGDQKYALHLLPSGILSPGCTPVIGNGVVVDPAVLLSELRGLNERGIDTSKLLISGNAHLITPYNVTLDKVGERFLGKRKIGTTGRGIGPTYADKINRVGIRVQDLYDESILTQKVEAALEGKNQLLAKLYNRRAIEAGQIVEEMLQYAEQIKPYVADTTLILNNALDEDKVVLFEGGQGTLLDVDHGTYPFVTSSNPTAGGACTGTGVGPTKISRVIGILKAYTTRVGAGPFPTELFDQDGEDLRRIGGERGVTTGRDRRCGWFDAPIARYATRVNGLTDFFLTKLDVLTGWEQIPVCVAYEIDGKRVEELPYSQTDFHHAKPIYEYLPGWSEDITKAKTFEDLPANAQAYVKALEEMSGAPISAIGVGPGRTETIEINSFL, encoded by the coding sequence GTGCCCGCTCTTGTGCTGCTCGGAGCTCAGTGGGGTGACGAGGGCAAGGGAAAGGCCACCGACCTGCTCGGTGGATCCGTTGACTATGTAGTGCGCTACCAGGGCGGCAACAACGCCGGCCACACGGTCGTCGTCGGCGACCAGAAGTACGCGCTGCACCTTCTCCCTTCCGGCATCCTCTCCCCCGGATGCACCCCGGTCATCGGTAACGGCGTCGTCGTCGACCCGGCCGTCCTGCTCTCCGAGCTCCGCGGTCTCAACGAGCGCGGCATCGACACCTCCAAGCTGCTCATCAGCGGCAACGCGCACCTGATCACGCCGTACAACGTCACCCTCGACAAGGTCGGCGAGCGCTTCCTCGGCAAGCGCAAGATCGGCACCACCGGTCGCGGCATCGGCCCGACGTACGCGGACAAGATCAACCGCGTCGGCATCCGGGTCCAGGACCTCTACGACGAGTCGATCCTCACCCAGAAGGTCGAGGCGGCGCTGGAGGGCAAGAACCAGCTCCTGGCGAAGCTCTACAACCGCCGCGCCATCGAGGCCGGCCAGATCGTCGAGGAGATGCTCCAGTACGCGGAGCAGATCAAGCCGTACGTCGCCGACACCACCCTGATCCTCAACAACGCGCTGGACGAGGACAAGGTCGTGCTGTTCGAGGGCGGCCAGGGCACCCTGCTCGACGTCGACCACGGCACCTACCCCTTCGTCACCTCGTCGAACCCGACCGCGGGCGGCGCCTGCACCGGTACCGGCGTGGGCCCGACGAAGATCAGCCGGGTCATCGGCATCCTCAAGGCGTACACCACCCGCGTCGGCGCGGGCCCGTTCCCGACCGAGCTGTTCGACCAGGACGGCGAGGACCTGCGCCGCATCGGCGGCGAGCGCGGTGTGACCACTGGCCGCGACCGCCGCTGTGGCTGGTTCGACGCGCCGATCGCACGTTACGCCACCCGCGTGAACGGTCTCACCGACTTCTTCCTCACCAAGCTCGACGTGCTGACCGGCTGGGAGCAGATCCCGGTCTGCGTCGCGTACGAGATCGACGGAAAGCGAGTCGAGGAGCTCCCCTACTCGCAGACCGACTTCCACCACGCGAAGCCGATCTACGAATACCTCCCCGGCTGGTCCGAGGACATCACCAAGGCCAAGACCTTCGAGGACCTGCCGGCGAACGCCCAGGCCTACGTCAAGGCCCTGGAGGAGATGTCGGGCGCCCCGATCTCCGCGATCGGCGTCGGCCCCGGCCGCACCGAGACGATCGAGATCAACTCGTTCCTCTAG
- a CDS encoding response regulator — protein sequence MRTPIKVMIADDQMMVRQGFTVLLDAQPDIEVVGQAVDGADAVAKVAELAPDVVLMDIRMPGMGGIEATSVITRVPGAAVKVLVLTTFDLDEYVYEALRAGASGFLLKDASADQLAEAVRVVAAGEALLSPNITKRLITEFSRLGAPRAPSVARIDVLTERETEVLSLIAQGLSNAEISEHLVLAEQTVKTHVSRILVKLGLRDRTQAAVFAYESGLIRPAGY from the coding sequence ATGAGGACCCCGATCAAGGTGATGATCGCCGACGACCAGATGATGGTGCGGCAGGGCTTCACCGTGCTTCTCGACGCCCAGCCCGACATAGAGGTCGTGGGGCAGGCCGTGGACGGGGCGGACGCCGTCGCGAAGGTCGCCGAGCTGGCCCCGGACGTGGTGCTGATGGACATCCGCATGCCCGGCATGGGCGGCATCGAGGCCACGTCCGTGATCACCCGCGTTCCCGGCGCCGCGGTGAAGGTGCTCGTGCTGACCACCTTCGACCTCGACGAGTACGTGTACGAGGCGCTGCGGGCCGGTGCCTCCGGCTTCCTGCTGAAGGACGCCTCGGCCGATCAGCTCGCGGAAGCGGTGCGGGTGGTGGCGGCCGGCGAGGCGCTGCTCTCGCCGAACATCACGAAGCGGCTGATCACGGAGTTCTCCCGGCTCGGGGCGCCGCGCGCGCCGTCCGTGGCCCGGATCGACGTGCTGACCGAGCGGGAGACCGAGGTGCTGTCGCTGATCGCCCAGGGCCTGTCGAACGCTGAGATCTCCGAGCATCTGGTCCTGGCCGAGCAGACGGTGAAGACGCATGTGAGCCGGATCCTGGTGAAGCTGGGCCTGCGGGACCGCACGCAGGCCGCGGTGTTCGCGTACGAGAGCGGTCTGATCCGTCCGGCGGGCTACTGA
- a CDS encoding sensor histidine kinase, which yields MNDQRVHPAEPQASEAAAGAGPRLALALELTTMRRDPLPRMARPRWLARLPHVFVAYAAVFFGFLTTEQLMDHYHVKGGPPLAVALLTGLSIWLAMFRPIAAWWLALFTAGWIAWMIHGHVGQGQTWPWTPGGMFAFAPVLLLVALRVPPRVTIWVVGISVALTGAAELTLHPDGSQISSMAVTVLFGFVGLLGYALRALRLARGELVEQETLTAEERARRTVLEERSRIARELHDVVAHHMSVISIQAQVAPHLVENPSEELKENLAGIRENALDALTELRRVLGVLRSEQPGDPAAPQHPQPTLAELDALVDNVRGAGLDVTTAVAGIRRTLAPGVELTAYRIVQEALSNCLRHAPGSQVEVGVAYGPRELHLCVANSAPSRPAPPSQGAGHGLLGMRERAGMLGGELAAGPRPDGGYEVSAVLPTDPQNRQAGHAPAAGHETKKAP from the coding sequence GTGAACGATCAGCGTGTGCACCCGGCCGAGCCGCAGGCCTCCGAAGCCGCGGCGGGAGCCGGACCGCGTCTGGCGTTGGCTCTGGAGCTGACCACGATGCGGCGCGATCCGCTCCCCAGGATGGCCAGACCCCGGTGGCTGGCCCGGCTGCCGCACGTATTCGTCGCCTATGCCGCCGTGTTCTTCGGGTTCCTCACCACCGAGCAGCTCATGGACCACTACCACGTCAAGGGCGGCCCCCCGCTGGCCGTGGCGCTGTTGACCGGGCTGTCCATCTGGCTGGCCATGTTCCGCCCGATCGCCGCCTGGTGGCTCGCCCTGTTCACCGCGGGCTGGATCGCCTGGATGATCCACGGCCACGTCGGGCAGGGCCAGACCTGGCCCTGGACACCCGGCGGGATGTTCGCGTTCGCGCCCGTGCTGCTGCTGGTCGCCCTCCGGGTGCCGCCGCGGGTGACCATATGGGTCGTCGGCATCTCCGTCGCCCTCACCGGGGCGGCCGAGCTGACCCTCCATCCGGACGGAAGCCAGATCTCCTCCATGGCGGTCACCGTCCTCTTCGGCTTCGTCGGGCTCCTCGGGTACGCGCTGCGCGCCCTGCGGCTGGCCCGCGGCGAACTGGTCGAGCAGGAGACCCTCACCGCCGAGGAGCGCGCCCGGCGCACCGTGCTGGAGGAGCGCAGCCGCATCGCCCGCGAGCTGCACGACGTCGTCGCACACCACATGTCGGTGATCTCCATCCAGGCGCAGGTCGCCCCGCACCTCGTGGAGAACCCTTCGGAGGAACTCAAGGAGAACCTGGCGGGCATCCGGGAGAACGCCTTGGATGCCCTCACGGAGTTGCGGCGGGTACTGGGCGTGCTGCGCTCCGAGCAGCCCGGAGATCCCGCGGCGCCTCAGCATCCGCAGCCCACCCTGGCCGAGTTGGACGCCCTCGTGGACAACGTGCGCGGCGCGGGGCTCGACGTCACCACCGCGGTCGCGGGCATCCGGCGGACCTTGGCGCCCGGCGTGGAGCTCACCGCGTACCGGATCGTGCAGGAGGCGTTGAGCAACTGCCTGCGCCACGCGCCCGGTTCGCAGGTGGAGGTCGGGGTCGCGTACGGGCCGCGCGAACTGCACCTGTGCGTCGCCAACAGCGCGCCGTCCCGGCCGGCCCCGCCCTCACAGGGGGCGGGGCACGGGCTGCTGGGGATGCGGGAGCGGGCGGGCATGCTGGGCGGTGAACTGGCCGCCGGACCCCGCCCCGACGGCGGGTACGAGGTCAGCGCAGTGCTTCCGACAGATCCCCAGAACCGGCAGGCCGGCCACGCCCCGGCCGCGGGTCACGAGACGAAGAAGGCCCCATGA